A stretch of Halosimplex halophilum DNA encodes these proteins:
- a CDS encoding FAD-binding oxidoreductase: MSDHKHPLGTVAELGDEAIAGLDEGLRGDLVLPDSEGYEDARNVWNGLINQYPAVIARVKGATDVATAIQFAREHDLEIAVRGGAHHQAGSAIVENGLVVDLADMDGVHVDPEAKIARVEPGTRAEDVLAETQQHGLAFPTGSAGDVGIPGSTLGGGIGWMRRKNGLGIDALRSVELVTAEGELLKASADQNEDLFWALRGGGGNFGVVTSFEFDLYEVGPMVQGLGIFYPFDLSEEVMETHHQVMADAPEELTTILLSGHVPNLPPMPDELAGTDAVAMLGCYAGDPESGAEVIEPLREIGEPLIDMSDVMPYEMLHDLGTQMYPWGRKYTHRSVFVDDLSEDIHETVVEQTEVAPTPMSAVGIWPLGGNIGHGGDYAFPWDDKQYMITIEGNWEAFQNEPTLDWAAETERMIREAGGEGAYAGFTGVEERDWEDWTEQVYGENYDRLSEIKAEYDPDNVFSRNVNIDPQERLVTQQ, translated from the coding sequence ATGTCCGACCACAAGCATCCCCTCGGTACTGTCGCGGAACTCGGTGATGAGGCTATCGCGGGGCTCGATGAAGGCCTGCGTGGCGACCTCGTCCTCCCCGACAGCGAGGGCTACGAGGATGCCCGCAACGTGTGGAACGGCCTGATCAACCAGTATCCAGCCGTCATCGCTCGTGTGAAGGGCGCGACCGACGTGGCGACGGCCATCCAGTTCGCCCGCGAGCACGACCTCGAGATCGCCGTCCGGGGCGGTGCGCACCATCAGGCGGGTAGCGCTATCGTCGAGAACGGTCTCGTCGTCGACCTCGCGGACATGGACGGCGTCCACGTCGACCCCGAGGCGAAGATCGCCCGAGTCGAACCGGGCACCCGCGCCGAGGACGTACTCGCCGAGACCCAACAGCACGGCCTCGCGTTCCCCACCGGCAGCGCAGGCGACGTCGGTATCCCCGGCTCGACGCTCGGGGGTGGCATCGGGTGGATGCGGCGCAAGAACGGTCTCGGGATCGACGCCCTCCGGAGCGTCGAACTCGTCACTGCCGAGGGCGAACTCCTGAAGGCTTCAGCCGACCAGAACGAGGACCTGTTCTGGGCGCTACGCGGTGGCGGCGGCAACTTCGGCGTCGTCACGAGCTTCGAGTTCGACCTGTACGAGGTCGGCCCGATGGTGCAGGGCCTGGGTATCTTCTACCCCTTCGATCTCTCCGAGGAGGTCATGGAGACCCACCACCAGGTGATGGCGGACGCGCCCGAGGAACTGACCACCATCCTCCTCTCCGGGCACGTCCCGAACCTCCCGCCGATGCCCGACGAACTCGCGGGCACGGACGCCGTCGCGATGCTCGGCTGCTACGCGGGCGACCCTGAGTCAGGTGCGGAAGTCATCGAACCGCTTCGCGAGATCGGCGAGCCACTTATCGACATGAGCGACGTGATGCCCTACGAGATGCTCCACGACCTCGGGACGCAGATGTACCCGTGGGGCCGCAAGTACACCCATCGGTCGGTGTTCGTCGACGACCTCTCCGAGGACATCCACGAGACCGTCGTCGAGCAGACGGAGGTGGCGCCGACGCCGATGTCCGCCGTCGGTATCTGGCCGCTCGGCGGGAACATCGGTCACGGCGGCGACTACGCGTTCCCCTGGGACGACAAGCAGTACATGATTACCATCGAGGGCAACTGGGAAGCGTTCCAGAACGAACCGACCCTCGACTGGGCCGCCGAAACCGAACGAATGATCCGCGAAGCAGGTGGTGAGGGCGCCTACGCGGGCTTCACCGGCGTCGAGGAACGCGACTGGGAGGACTGGACCGAGCAGGTGTACGGCGAGAACTACGACCGTCTCTCCGAGATCAAGGCCGAATACGACCCGGACAACGTGTTCAGCCGGAACGTCAATATCGACCCTCAGGAGCGACTAGTCACCCAACAATAG
- a CDS encoding four-helix bundle copper-binding protein, with the protein MALTQIDHVSENDLMAECIDNCFAAVQACEWCADECLGDPEMEQCARLCRDVADLTAMHARFMARNSNYSPQLAQACAGACEECAEECERHDADHCQVCAEVLRDCAETCREMAS; encoded by the coding sequence ATGGCTCTGACCCAGATCGACCACGTGAGCGAGAACGATCTGATGGCCGAATGCATCGACAACTGCTTCGCAGCCGTTCAAGCTTGCGAGTGGTGTGCCGACGAGTGTCTGGGCGACCCGGAGATGGAGCAGTGCGCGCGGCTCTGCCGGGATGTCGCCGACTTGACGGCGATGCACGCCCGGTTCATGGCCCGCAACTCGAACTACAGTCCCCAACTCGCCCAGGCCTGTGCCGGCGCGTGTGAGGAGTGCGCCGAGGAGTGCGAGCGCCACGATGCCGACCACTGCCAGGTCTGTGCCGAGGTACTTCGTGATTGTGCCGAGACCTGCCGCGAAATGGCGTCTTGA
- a CDS encoding SPW repeat domain-containing protein, which yields MNSPTRWITLAIGGLGIWLMAAPFVLGAPSIDSWNDVIVGGALSLLAGHNHSYERRQGKPSQWIASVLVALGVWQFFAPFLVGVTGLLRWNDVAVGVLVSAFAGYNVYAAQFLNRPSSHTALDET from the coding sequence ATGAACTCTCCAACCCGTTGGATCACGCTCGCAATCGGAGGGCTCGGTATCTGGCTCATGGCAGCTCCGTTCGTACTCGGAGCCCCGTCGATCGATTCCTGGAACGACGTGATCGTCGGTGGTGCACTTTCGCTCCTCGCCGGTCACAACCACTCGTACGAACGGAGACAGGGCAAACCGAGTCAGTGGATTGCAAGTGTCCTCGTTGCACTTGGAGTCTGGCAGTTTTTTGCCCCGTTTCTCGTCGGCGTCACCGGGCTCCTCCGATGGAACGACGTCGCAGTCGGCGTGTTAGTGTCGGCGTTTGCCGGATATAACGTGTACGCCGCACAGTTCCTCAATCGTCCGAGTAGCCACACCGCACTGGACGAAACCTGA